One region of Deinococcus detaillensis genomic DNA includes:
- a CDS encoding ABC transporter permease — translation MTTTTATPTQTSRRQLWRKVSRNRLTLLGLFIIGVMVLAVVLAPWLAPYDPVQVEVASKLQPPSAQHWMGTDQYGRDVLARIIYGTRYDLLIAVSAVALAAGVGTPLGMIAGYFGGRTEGVIMRCMDLLLVFPDILLAITLAAVLGPSLSNAILAVSIIGIAGYARLAHSSTLTARELMYVEAARAVGMSTPQIIRKAILPNIVSPIMIRATLGMGFAVLLAASLGFIGLGAQPPTPEWGAMINEGRTQIISGAWWTSVFPGLAIVLLVTGFNLLGDGLRDIFDPRAAY, via the coding sequence ATGACAACGACAACTGCAACACCGACGCAAACATCCAGGCGGCAACTGTGGCGTAAAGTGAGCCGCAACCGCTTGACCCTCTTGGGCCTGTTCATCATCGGCGTCATGGTGCTCGCCGTTGTGCTGGCTCCGTGGCTGGCCCCATATGACCCTGTTCAGGTCGAGGTGGCCAGCAAGTTGCAGCCGCCCAGCGCTCAGCACTGGATGGGAACCGACCAATATGGCCGTGACGTTCTCGCCCGGATCATCTACGGCACAAGGTACGATTTATTGATCGCGGTCAGCGCTGTTGCCCTCGCCGCAGGAGTCGGCACGCCGCTGGGGATGATCGCAGGCTATTTCGGGGGCCGCACTGAGGGCGTCATCATGCGCTGCATGGACCTTTTATTGGTGTTCCCGGACATCTTGCTGGCGATCACCCTGGCCGCTGTCCTCGGCCCCAGCTTGAGCAACGCTATTTTGGCAGTGAGCATCATCGGAATCGCCGGGTACGCACGGCTCGCGCACAGCTCGACGCTGACGGCGCGGGAGCTGATGTATGTCGAGGCGGCCCGGGCAGTCGGCATGAGTACGCCCCAGATCATCCGCAAAGCCATTTTGCCCAATATCGTTTCTCCCATCATGATCCGCGCCACTTTGGGGATGGGCTTTGCCGTTTTGCTGGCGGCCAGCTTGGGATTCATCGGTCTGGGTGCCCAGCCGCCGACGCCGGAGTGGGGAGCGATGATCAACGAAGGACGCACGCAGATCATCTCCGGAGCCTGGTGGACATCGGTCTTTCCGGGCCTGGCCATCGTTTTGCTCGTCACCGGTTTTAATTTGCTCGGCGACGGCCTGCGCGACATTTTCGATCCCCGAGCCGCTTACTGA
- a CDS encoding PAS domain S-box protein, whose product MTHLLSFPPSLSGRTLLRQAISINTELTLLLDPQCRVLFFNPAVQALLGDSAEILLGRELASWIHSDDQHALKSSYQRTPAANPAETLRVRVRQTNGEWLWVSASWVSFLNNPDVQATMVQFRPEPHHQDQHRQDQHRRALWEMTQVMNSTGHLSEVISALLTTGLQLLGASSGSLRLISADGRQLELSGQAGFANQGIQLMDDLPLMLRTPVTDVARSGEALFLDHQKFQTLYPDVYQRYGLSFQSAAALPLSIGERLIGVFALGFKEDHDFSAQEQTFFQMVASLCALALDCRCLSQELKREQDWSQAVNLNSSDIVTVFDDQGLIRYESGSIERILGYGATDLLGKSIYALIDPDHHARVQAALAQLSPGGDPVTVIFRCLHQGGHWIWLESIATDLRHQPHVSGVLANSRDVTAREEARTVQQDILDQLSLSERNFKRLADHSRDLVRQYALDGSVIYASPTAQDLLGYNSEDLLGPDPLHHVHEEDLPALEQAFQRRFTAAFEHEKFEYRLRRRDGTYVWVETVFKAVRDPETQAITAFVDTSRDIDQRKQAEQHLKVQLDRYHHLLDFTASLEQLCDPAALTAEALHKSLELTEYDYGYAFACSASGLTFEAQAGLNSAPISEFMDQLRLHAFTPLAEQAVRRGEAYFAVDEQAFLDPPEELPRPHWRSLCVLPILRQGTLMSLLVFGTSSRITTSQDTRQLLQNVAARLSHALERGHHIEQLNISREETLRALGLALEYRDYETKGHTDRVVLFTEHLGRALNFLPADQDALRWGAFLHDTGKVAIPDNILLKPGKLTPEEWTVIRRHPSIGYEMLHHIPSLPPATLEVVLYHQERWNGSGYPDGLQGHQIPLSARVFAVVDVYDALTSVRPYKRAWSHQEAAEQLRLEAGVLLDAAVVQTFLELFETDGSLKSSSPGEVPYDYS is encoded by the coding sequence ATGACGCACTTGCTTTCCTTCCCCCCTTCTCTATCAGGACGTACCCTGCTCCGTCAGGCCATCTCGATCAACACCGAACTGACGTTGCTGCTTGATCCCCAGTGCCGGGTTCTTTTTTTCAATCCAGCTGTTCAGGCGTTGCTCGGTGATTCGGCAGAGATTTTGCTGGGGCGGGAGCTGGCTTCTTGGATTCATTCTGACGATCAACACGCCCTGAAGAGTTCATACCAGCGCACTCCAGCTGCAAATCCTGCCGAGACTCTACGGGTGCGCGTTCGGCAGACCAACGGTGAATGGCTGTGGGTCAGCGCTTCTTGGGTGTCCTTCCTGAATAACCCGGACGTGCAGGCAACCATGGTGCAATTTCGCCCTGAGCCGCACCACCAAGACCAGCACCGCCAAGATCAGCACCGCAGGGCGCTATGGGAAATGACTCAGGTCATGAACAGCACTGGCCACCTCTCTGAGGTTATTAGCGCCCTGCTCACCACCGGCCTTCAGTTGCTCGGCGCTTCATCAGGCAGTTTGCGTTTAATCAGCGCCGATGGACGGCAGCTTGAACTGAGTGGTCAAGCGGGCTTTGCAAATCAGGGCATACAGCTGATGGACGACCTCCCCCTGATGCTCAGGACGCCGGTAACCGATGTGGCCCGCAGCGGTGAAGCTCTTTTTTTGGATCACCAGAAGTTCCAGACCCTTTACCCGGACGTCTATCAGCGCTATGGCCTGAGCTTTCAGAGCGCTGCCGCCCTGCCGCTCAGCATCGGAGAGCGGCTGATCGGGGTGTTCGCGCTTGGGTTTAAAGAAGACCACGACTTCAGTGCTCAGGAGCAGACCTTTTTTCAGATGGTCGCCAGTTTGTGTGCGCTCGCCTTGGACTGCCGCTGCCTTTCTCAGGAACTCAAGCGTGAACAAGACTGGTCACAGGCGGTCAACCTCAACAGCTCCGACATCGTCACGGTCTTTGATGATCAGGGTTTGATCCGCTATGAAAGTGGATCGATCGAGCGCATCCTGGGCTACGGGGCGACCGATCTGCTCGGAAAAAGCATTTATGCGCTGATTGACCCGGATCACCACGCCCGCGTGCAGGCGGCCTTGGCGCAGCTCTCGCCCGGCGGCGATCCGGTGACCGTGATCTTTCGCTGCCTGCACCAGGGTGGGCACTGGATCTGGCTCGAAAGCATCGCCACCGACCTCCGGCACCAACCACACGTCAGCGGCGTGCTGGCCAATTCGCGTGATGTCACCGCCCGTGAGGAAGCCCGCACCGTGCAGCAAGACATCCTCGACCAGCTGAGTCTCAGCGAGCGCAATTTCAAGCGCTTGGCCGACCACTCCAGAGACCTCGTGCGTCAGTACGCCCTCGATGGCAGCGTGATTTACGCTTCGCCGACGGCGCAGGACTTGCTCGGCTATAACAGCGAAGACCTGCTGGGGCCTGACCCGCTGCACCACGTCCATGAAGAGGATCTCCCGGCACTTGAGCAAGCCTTTCAACGCCGGTTTACCGCCGCTTTTGAACACGAGAAATTCGAATACCGCTTGCGGCGGCGTGACGGAACCTACGTATGGGTAGAAACGGTCTTCAAGGCGGTACGTGATCCTGAGACTCAGGCCATTACCGCGTTCGTCGACACGTCCAGGGACATCGACCAGCGCAAACAAGCCGAGCAGCACCTCAAGGTTCAGCTGGACCGTTACCACCACCTGCTGGACTTCACTGCTTCGCTCGAACAGCTGTGTGACCCGGCGGCCCTGACTGCCGAAGCGCTCCACAAGAGCCTCGAACTCACCGAGTATGACTACGGCTACGCCTTTGCCTGTAGCGCCTCTGGGCTGACATTTGAAGCGCAGGCTGGGCTGAACTCAGCGCCGATCAGCGAATTCATGGATCAACTGCGCCTCCACGCCTTTACGCCGCTGGCTGAGCAGGCCGTCCGCAGAGGAGAAGCTTACTTCGCGGTGGATGAGCAAGCCTTCCTCGATCCACCCGAGGAGCTGCCGCGCCCGCACTGGCGATCCCTGTGCGTGCTGCCGATTCTCCGGCAAGGCACCTTGATGTCCCTGCTGGTGTTCGGGACGAGCAGCCGGATAACCACCAGCCAGGACACCCGTCAGCTGCTGCAAAATGTCGCGGCCCGTCTGAGCCACGCCCTCGAGCGCGGCCACCACATCGAGCAGCTCAACATCTCACGCGAAGAAACCCTGCGGGCTTTGGGCTTGGCGCTGGAATACCGCGACTACGAAACCAAAGGCCACACCGACCGGGTGGTGTTGTTCACCGAGCACCTCGGCCGGGCCCTGAACTTTTTGCCTGCCGATCAAGACGCTCTGCGCTGGGGGGCTTTTTTGCACGACACCGGGAAGGTCGCCATTCCCGACAACATCCTCCTGAAACCCGGCAAGCTCACCCCTGAGGAATGGACCGTCATTCGGCGGCACCCCAGCATCGGGTACGAGATGCTGCACCACATCCCTTCGCTGCCCCCAGCGACGCTGGAAGTGGTCTTGTATCACCAGGAGCGCTGGAACGGCAGCGGCTACCCGGACGGTCTGCAAGGCCATCAGATTCCGCTCTCGGCGCGGGTCTTCGCCGTGGTGGACGTCTACGACGCTTTGACGAGCGTCCGGCCCTACAAGCGGGCCTGGTCACATCAGGAAGCCGCCGAGCAACTCCGGCTTGAGGCTGGCGTGCTGCTCGACGCAGCAGTCGTACAGACCTTTTTGGAGTTGTTTGAAACCGACGGATCGCTCAAATCCAGTTCTCCGGGTGAGGTGCCGTATGACTATTCCTGA
- a CDS encoding S10 family peptidase, whose translation MSENSDKPALEVEIKRAEKPEAKPRDEISVTRHSITVNGQTLNYTATAGTMVLAEEKHNKDGEFDGNLERARIFFVAYALDDQHPEERPVTFAYNGGPGSPSLWLHLGLLGPRRVVMGDAGQLTGPPYQLTDNEFTLLTHTDLVFIDPVSTGYSRVIEGENPSDYHGFKKDIESVGDFIRLWTARAGRWLSPKFLIGESYGTLRSAGLSGYLQERHGLFLNGLMLISAILDYATVDTTPGHDLAYVTHLPTQVATAWYHGKLGKQRSLETVLREAEAFADNEYASALHLGARLTPSARRQIAQQYAQMTGLSENFVLQNDLRVPLSRFCKELLRDQELTVGRLDSRFTGIDRDAGGSSTDYDPSYSAILGPYTATMNHYVRQELHFESDLAYEVLSGRTQPWSFKDFENRHVRVSDTLRSAMHQNPHLKVMVAAGYYDFATPYWAMRHTFDHLQLNQQLRGNIREAYYEAGHMMYVHLPSLAQQHRDLSEFIQWASKA comes from the coding sequence GTGAGCGAGAATTCTGATAAACCAGCTTTGGAAGTCGAGATCAAACGCGCCGAGAAGCCGGAAGCAAAGCCCCGCGACGAGATCAGTGTCACCCGGCACAGCATCACGGTAAATGGCCAGACCCTGAACTACACCGCCACCGCCGGAACGATGGTGCTGGCCGAGGAAAAACACAACAAAGACGGCGAATTTGACGGCAACTTGGAACGTGCGCGGATTTTTTTCGTGGCGTACGCCTTAGACGATCAGCATCCGGAGGAGCGTCCGGTGACGTTTGCCTACAACGGTGGGCCTGGAAGTCCTTCACTGTGGCTGCACCTGGGCCTGCTCGGGCCGCGCCGGGTGGTCATGGGCGACGCCGGGCAGCTCACTGGGCCGCCTTATCAGCTCACCGACAACGAATTCACACTGCTCACCCACACGGACCTCGTCTTCATCGATCCGGTCAGTACCGGGTACTCCCGCGTCATAGAAGGAGAAAATCCCAGCGATTATCACGGTTTCAAAAAGGACATCGAGTCGGTCGGTGATTTTATCCGGTTGTGGACGGCCCGTGCCGGGCGCTGGCTGAGTCCTAAATTTCTTATCGGCGAAAGTTACGGCACCCTGCGTTCGGCGGGCCTCAGCGGCTACTTGCAAGAAAGGCACGGCTTGTTTCTGAACGGCCTGATGCTGATCAGCGCCATCCTCGATTACGCGACAGTTGACACGACGCCGGGGCACGACCTCGCCTACGTGACCCATCTGCCGACGCAGGTGGCGACCGCTTGGTATCACGGCAAACTCGGCAAACAACGCTCACTGGAAACTGTTCTGCGGGAAGCGGAAGCGTTTGCGGACAATGAATACGCCAGTGCCCTGCACCTCGGAGCGCGGCTGACCCCCTCGGCTCGCCGCCAGATCGCTCAGCAGTACGCTCAGATGACAGGTCTGAGTGAGAATTTCGTTTTGCAAAACGACCTGCGCGTTCCGCTCTCACGCTTTTGCAAGGAACTCCTGCGCGATCAGGAATTGACCGTGGGCCGCTTGGATAGCCGCTTTACCGGGATCGACCGAGATGCGGGCGGCAGCAGCACCGACTACGACCCCAGCTACAGCGCCATCCTCGGCCCGTACACAGCCACAATGAATCATTATGTCCGCCAAGAACTGCACTTCGAGTCCGATCTGGCCTACGAAGTGCTCTCCGGACGGACTCAGCCGTGGAGCTTCAAAGATTTCGAGAATCGTCACGTCCGCGTCTCAGATACTTTGAGAAGCGCCATGCACCAAAATCCGCATCTCAAGGTGATGGTGGCCGCCGGTTACTATGATTTCGCCACACCTTACTGGGCAATGCGGCATACTTTCGATCACCTGCAACTGAACCAGCAACTGCGGGGCAACATCCGTGAAGCCTACTATGAAGCGGGCCACATGATGTATGTTCACCTCCCGAGTTTGGCGCAGCAGCACCGAGATCTCAGTGAATTCATTCAATGGGCCTCGAAAGCCTGA
- a CDS encoding M20 family metallo-hydrolase: MHDFTAARCERLERQVKELAAFSDSAVGVTRLTFSERYVDALKSLTALATSLGCQVHSDEAGNFHITSAAAQKLGWTVAVGSHIDSVPMGGAYDGVAGVLCGFDLLYSYPEIPITVVIFAEEEGASFAGGLVGSRFTAGKLTAADLEQLLDGNGRSFAEGARRTREAVNVPQLLNTGTPHWRQYLEIHIEQGRVLQDGGARLGVVTDIVGLIQAELIFFGRADHAGTTPMTARSDAGVTAAQFVVDLEELVRQTREKAVGTVGVLEFGPGAANVVPGRARLSLDLRDPDESNLRSLADRVKLRAQALAAQRNQQFTYREELFSAPVPLDQSVVDGLGEAAKQQGIQTQRMVSGAGHDAMMMAGLVPTGMLFIPCLNGVSHSPEEWADVQDLVLAADIMATYLHNAFGLTQ; the protein is encoded by the coding sequence ATGCACGATTTTACCGCAGCCCGGTGTGAACGCCTTGAACGTCAGGTCAAAGAACTTGCCGCGTTCAGCGATTCTGCCGTAGGAGTAACCCGCCTGACGTTCAGTGAGCGTTACGTGGACGCCCTCAAATCCCTCACAGCGCTCGCCACTTCACTGGGCTGCCAAGTACACAGCGACGAAGCCGGTAATTTCCACATCACCTCGGCAGCAGCGCAAAAACTCGGCTGGACGGTCGCCGTCGGCTCGCATATCGACAGTGTGCCGATGGGCGGGGCTTATGACGGCGTGGCCGGCGTGCTCTGCGGCTTTGATCTTCTTTACAGTTACCCAGAAATTCCCATCACGGTAGTGATTTTTGCAGAAGAGGAAGGAGCGAGCTTTGCGGGGGGATTGGTTGGAAGCCGGTTTACTGCTGGAAAGCTGACTGCCGCAGACCTCGAACAGCTGTTGGACGGCAATGGAAGGTCATTTGCCGAGGGAGCACGACGGACACGGGAGGCAGTCAACGTGCCGCAACTTTTGAACACTGGCACACCACACTGGCGCCAGTATTTGGAAATTCACATCGAGCAGGGGAGAGTGCTGCAAGACGGCGGCGCACGGCTGGGTGTGGTGACCGACATCGTGGGGTTGATTCAGGCGGAGCTGATTTTTTTTGGCCGCGCCGACCATGCGGGGACCACCCCTATGACGGCCCGCAGTGACGCAGGCGTAACCGCCGCTCAATTCGTCGTCGATCTTGAAGAATTGGTTCGGCAGACTAGAGAAAAGGCCGTCGGGACAGTCGGGGTTCTGGAATTCGGGCCGGGGGCGGCAAATGTCGTTCCGGGCCGCGCACGCCTGAGCCTCGACCTCCGTGACCCAGATGAATCGAACCTGCGCTCACTTGCTGACCGGGTTAAGTTGCGTGCTCAGGCTCTGGCGGCCCAGCGCAATCAGCAGTTCACGTACCGGGAAGAACTGTTCAGTGCGCCGGTTCCCCTTGATCAGTCCGTGGTTGATGGTCTTGGGGAAGCGGCCAAGCAACAGGGAATCCAAACGCAGCGCATGGTGAGCGGCGCAGGCCATGACGCCATGATGATGGCCGGCCTCGTTCCGACGGGAATGCTTTTCATCCCCTGTCTGAACGGCGTCAGCCATTCGCCAGAAGAATGGGCCGATGTTCAGGATCTGGTGCTCGCCGCCGATATCATGGCCACGTATCTGCACAACGCTTTTGGTCTGACTCAATAG
- a CDS encoding M24 family metallopeptidase, producing the protein MIKGIPLDETRTRVSRFTETFPPEMMGAVLSDDQYIYYLCAFHFIPTERPIMLVITREGERILFVPRLEEEHAKQASHADRVVSYPEYPGEVHPLKLFVKLLEELGLGQGTLGIDYDGYPHVLGYQGPVLSELISNPLRRMHPELDRLIAVKSPFEIELIRESCRWGNLAHRLLQKYTRVGEIETEVSMRASQEATRIMVETLAPYHKSNSRWQEGAVAGYRGQIGRNSSVPHAVGANLVFKEGDVLVTGAASAVWGYLSELERTMIIGTPTAKQKTYFDHMIAVQDIAFESMRAGVTASSVDQAVRQYFSKHHLEPYWRHHTGHSISMRYHEGPYLDTGDHSILEAGMVFTVEPGIYDPEVGGFRHSDTVMVTQQGVEFLTYYPRDLESLTLPV; encoded by the coding sequence ATGATCAAAGGTATACCGCTGGACGAAACCCGTACGCGTGTCTCCCGTTTCACCGAGACGTTTCCCCCGGAGATGATGGGGGCAGTCCTTTCCGACGATCAGTACATCTATTATCTGTGCGCTTTTCACTTCATCCCGACTGAACGCCCCATCATGCTGGTCATTACGCGGGAAGGCGAGCGCATTTTGTTTGTGCCGCGCCTTGAAGAAGAACACGCCAAACAGGCCTCACACGCCGACCGGGTCGTGAGCTACCCCGAGTATCCGGGTGAGGTGCATCCGCTCAAGCTCTTCGTGAAGCTGCTCGAAGAGCTTGGACTCGGCCAGGGGACATTGGGTATCGACTACGACGGTTACCCCCATGTGCTCGGCTATCAGGGGCCGGTTCTGTCGGAGCTGATCAGCAATCCACTGCGGCGGATGCATCCGGAACTCGACCGTTTGATCGCGGTCAAATCGCCCTTCGAAATTGAACTGATCCGCGAAAGCTGCCGCTGGGGCAACTTGGCCCACCGCCTTTTGCAGAAGTACACCCGCGTGGGCGAAATCGAAACCGAGGTCAGCATGCGGGCCTCTCAGGAAGCGACGCGGATCATGGTGGAAACCCTCGCGCCGTACCACAAATCCAACAGCCGCTGGCAAGAAGGGGCCGTCGCCGGATACCGGGGCCAGATCGGTCGGAATTCCAGCGTGCCGCACGCGGTTGGGGCCAATCTGGTCTTTAAGGAAGGCGACGTGCTGGTGACCGGCGCTGCTTCTGCGGTCTGGGGCTATCTCAGCGAACTCGAGCGCACCATGATCATCGGGACGCCCACTGCCAAGCAAAAAACCTACTTTGATCACATGATCGCCGTGCAAGACATCGCCTTTGAGAGCATGCGGGCGGGCGTGACCGCTTCCAGCGTCGACCAAGCGGTTCGGCAGTACTTCAGCAAACACCACCTCGAGCCGTACTGGCGACACCACACCGGCCACAGCATCAGCATGCGCTACCACGAGGGGCCGTATCTGGACACTGGCGACCACTCCATTTTGGAAGCAGGCATGGTGTTCACGGTCGAGCCGGGAATCTATGATCCGGAAGTGGGTGGCTTCCGGCATTCCGATACCGTGATGGTCACGCAGCAGGGCGTGGAGTTTCTCACCTACTATCCGCGTGACTTGGAGAGCCTGACATTACCGGTCTGA
- a CDS encoding ABC transporter permease has protein sequence MLTYLLRRLLLVPLIVLAISLVTFILVHLVPGDPASLYFGGQAVSEEALQNVRRQWGLDLPLPVQYLYYLGGVMRGNLGVATHTGQSVLSDIAARLPATVELTLIGMLLAVLIGVPLAVVAATRRNGWIDHTVRTLSLITLGVPTFWAGIVIIYLFNFVWRLLPPAVGRLPIDANPPTDITGLYLLDSLLTGNFSTFGATAFQLIAPALTVALGVIAVIIRMLRSSMVEQINQDYVRTARAKGLTSRQVMFKHALRNAIIPTITVVGIQLGYLLSGNALVETVFSWPGIGLYFIDSIQSLDYAAVLGVSMIAALIFALVNLGVDLLYAAIDPRIQYG, from the coding sequence GTGCTGACCTATCTGCTGCGCCGACTGCTGCTGGTTCCACTGATTGTCCTGGCGATCAGCTTGGTGACATTTATCTTGGTGCATCTGGTGCCGGGCGATCCGGCGAGCTTGTATTTCGGCGGGCAGGCTGTCAGCGAGGAAGCCCTACAAAATGTTCGCCGCCAGTGGGGCTTAGATTTGCCGCTGCCGGTGCAGTACTTGTATTACTTGGGCGGGGTCATGCGCGGCAATCTCGGCGTGGCGACCCACACGGGCCAAAGTGTACTCAGCGATATCGCGGCTCGGCTGCCGGCCACCGTTGAACTCACGCTTATCGGGATGCTGCTCGCGGTGCTGATCGGCGTACCCCTGGCTGTAGTCGCAGCGACGCGCCGCAACGGCTGGATCGATCATACGGTGCGGACGCTGTCGCTCATTACGTTGGGCGTACCGACGTTCTGGGCGGGCATCGTCATCATCTATCTGTTCAACTTCGTGTGGCGGCTGCTTCCCCCAGCGGTAGGCCGCCTTCCTATCGACGCTAATCCTCCGACAGACATCACCGGTTTGTACTTGCTCGACAGTTTACTGACTGGCAATTTCTCCACTTTCGGTGCAACCGCTTTTCAATTGATCGCGCCAGCTCTGACGGTCGCGCTCGGCGTGATTGCGGTGATCATACGAATGCTGCGCTCCAGTATGGTCGAGCAGATCAACCAAGACTATGTCCGCACAGCCCGTGCTAAGGGCCTGACCTCACGTCAGGTGATGTTCAAGCACGCGCTCAGGAACGCCATTATTCCCACGATCACAGTGGTCGGCATTCAGCTCGGCTACCTGCTATCAGGCAATGCACTCGTCGAAACGGTCTTTTCTTGGCCGGGAATCGGGCTGTATTTCATCGACTCGATCCAGAGTCTCGATTACGCGGCGGTTTTGGGCGTCTCGATGATCGCCGCGCTGATCTTTGCTTTGGTGAATTTAGGCGTTGACCTGCTGTACGCCGCCATAGACCCAAGGATTCAGTACGGATGA
- a CDS encoding alpha/beta fold hydrolase: MTIPETAEFARRSNAHMFGEGSRTLLCAHGFCSNQSVFRHQIRDLHFQGTHRIVTYDLAGFGQSDPSLWSAERHADLGGYAEDMLRLIEELDLHHITLLGASMSAMIGVLASLQCPERFEALAFIGASPCYLDDGPYVGGFQQAGIDAFYDLVRRQQDWVGALSGMMLGAPVSLALQEVAEGIRDVKPEVASVVARAIFQSDHRALLPQVRHPVLITQTRADSVVPVRVGEYLQQNLPNAQLALMPGVGHLPNFTQPGVFNRALLMFLAAVEAGAEGQLS; this comes from the coding sequence ATGACTATTCCTGAAACGGCTGAGTTTGCTCGGCGTTCCAATGCCCACATGTTCGGCGAAGGCTCCCGAACCCTGCTGTGTGCCCACGGCTTTTGCTCCAACCAGAGCGTCTTCCGTCATCAGATCCGCGACCTGCATTTTCAGGGCACCCACCGGATCGTGACCTACGACTTGGCCGGATTCGGTCAGTCGGATCCTTCCCTCTGGAGCGCCGAGCGCCACGCCGATCTCGGAGGCTACGCCGAGGACATGCTGCGCTTGATCGAAGAACTCGACCTGCACCACATCACCTTGCTGGGCGCTTCGATGAGCGCCATGATCGGGGTGCTGGCCTCACTTCAGTGCCCCGAGCGCTTCGAAGCGCTGGCGTTTATCGGAGCCTCGCCGTGTTACCTCGACGACGGGCCGTATGTCGGCGGGTTTCAGCAAGCTGGCATCGACGCTTTTTACGATCTGGTGCGCCGTCAACAAGACTGGGTAGGAGCCCTGAGCGGCATGATGCTTGGAGCGCCGGTGTCGCTGGCGCTGCAAGAAGTGGCTGAAGGCATCCGGGATGTCAAACCCGAAGTGGCGAGCGTGGTCGCCCGGGCCATCTTCCAATCGGATCACCGCGCCCTGCTGCCTCAAGTTCGTCACCCGGTGCTGATCACCCAGACCCGCGCCGACAGCGTGGTGCCGGTGAGAGTCGGCGAGTACCTGCAACAGAACCTGCCCAATGCGCAGCTGGCCTTGATGCCGGGCGTCGGGCACCTACCCAATTTCACCCAACCCGGAGTGTTCAACCGCGCCCTGCTGATGTTTCTGGCAGCGGTGGAGGCTGGTGCCGAAGGTCAACTTTCATGA